In Erpetoichthys calabaricus chromosome 2, fErpCal1.3, whole genome shotgun sequence, a genomic segment contains:
- the LOC114645758 gene encoding leukotriene B4 receptor 1-like gives MNLSISSNDTKIPAPAGLSTSHIVGIFILVSAFVLGFPGNLFVAWTIIFRISKRSITCLLVLNLALADAFVLLTAPLFLRYLAGGQGWEFGNTVCKITHYVCCVNMYASIFLICVMSLDRYVAVFWPFASHHLRTRKSLVKILLVLWVLALLFSIPMPFYRRELTLPNIKVKLCHFSHENDRHEVFQYLMESLTGFIIPFSIIIFCYINVFSRLRRAMFQNKNQSSRIILLIIAAFVVFWMPYHIVNIIQVAGRLSQGQMKEQLLKAARTARPNVTAFAFFSSSVNPMLYVFAGSSYIRSAGLNFMTKLFEGTYSESSGSRRFSRSTRSTRSGSTDVSFSRKLSVFPVKFGKQDEYQDNISTKDDGVPNEKIVELKTLCTYDSKDIEESTRFDGECF, from the exons ATGAATTTATCGATATCTTCGAATGACACTAAAATACCTGCCCCTGCTGGGCTCAGCACCTCCCATATTGTTGGCATTTTTATCCTCGTCTCTGCCTTTGTACTGGGCTTTCCTGGCAACTTGTTTGTGGCATGGACTATCATTTTCCGCATCTCTAAACGATCCATCACCTGTCTCCTGGTCCTGAACCTTGCTTTAGCTGATGCCTTTGTACTTCTCACTGCTCCCCTTTTCCTACGATATTTAGCAGGTGGCCAAGGCTGGGAATTTGGAAATACTGTATGCAAAATCACACATTACGTGTGTTGTGTCAATATGTATGCCTCTATCTTTCTCATTTGCGTTATGAGCCTAGATCGCTACGTGGCAGTGTTCTGGCCTTTTGCGTCACACCATTTAAGGACAAGGAAATCCCTGGTGAAGATACTACTTGTATTGTGGGTACTGGCATTGCTTTTTTCCATTCCAATGCCGTTTTACCGCAG agAATTGACATTGCCAAACATTAAAGTGAAACTGTGCCATTTCAGCCACGAAAATGATAGACATGAAGTGTTTCAGTATTTGATGGAATCCCTCACTGGTTTTATAATTCCTTTCAGTATAATTATTTTCTGTTACATCAATGTGTTCAGTAGACTGCGGAGAGCCATGTTTCAGAACAAAAACCAAAGCAGTCGCATCATTCTGCTGATCATTGCAGCCTTTGTGGTGTTTTGGATGCCCTACCACATTGTCAATATAATCCAGGTTGCTGGAAGGCtgagccaaggtcaaatgaaggAACAACTTCTTAAGGCTGCACGCACTGCTCGGCCAAATGTGACGGCATTTGCCTTCTTTAGCAGCAGTGTCAATCCAATGCTTTATGTGTTCGCTGGAAGCTCCTATATCCGGAGTGCAGGTCTCAACTTCATGACCAAATTGTTTGAAGGCACATACTCAGAAAGCAGTGGATCCAGGCGTTTCTCCAGGTCTACCCGGTCTACCCGCAGTGGCTCAACTGATGTTTCTTTTAGTAGAAAGCTTTCTGTGTTCCCAGTCAAGTTTGGAAAGCAAGATGAATATCAAGATAACATCAGTACAAAAGATGATGGTGTGCCAAATGAGAAGATCGTTGAACTGAAGACGCTCTGCACCTACGACAGTAAAGATATCGAAGAGAGTACTCGTTTTGATG gTGAATGTTTTTAG